A region of the Ammospiza nelsoni isolate bAmmNel1 chromosome 14, bAmmNel1.pri, whole genome shotgun sequence genome:
AGTAACTACCCATCATGTGTTACAAATATTGAAAGGTTATAAACACCACCACAACCCACCCTCTTCCAACAATGTGCTGGAACATGTGTTTGAAGTTAAGCATGCACTTTGCTTAAGCAGGAGTGAACCAAGCTTAATCAAGATGTGAATGGGTGGTTATGTAGCTACACACTTTTGTTGTATGGCTCAGTCTGTGAGACGTGGATTCTTGCTAAATGGTGAGCTTGACAAAGCAGGGTCTAGAATTAAAAATAGTCATGTATGCTGTGCTGGATTGGCATCCTAGAAAAGAGAGTAGTGAAAGTCAGGCCTGTCCAGTATCAGTGAAAGGTGCTGGGCACCAACTGGAGGAGCAGAAATAGATCCCAGTTTAAGACAGTTGTgggaatgtgaaaaaaaaaaataaaaataaaaggatctGTTAAGTAGAAGTCTTTTATTGGAATTTAGGAACAGGCATTCAACAGAACATTGATAAAACTGTGAAATAGGTCTTAGTGAAGTGATGAAAGCTTCATGTCTCAGAACTCTGAAAACTAGACTGAGTCAGGTCCACTAGGAAGTAGTAAGAAAGATAAAATGAGAAGTCTTGATGAGACTTAAGCAACAAAGTATGAAAATCTAACCATTTTCTGTTATAAAGGTCTGGATGCCCATTTTTATTTAACCTGCCATGTGCTCAAAAGCAGCATAAAAtcttcataaatattttctagaaattaaaataaatccatgAGGTTTTTCTATGGAGACCCTCTCCTATATGTAGGTGGTTGGGGAACCGATGTTGGTTATTAATTTCAGAACAGAGTGTTCATGCTGTAAAGTAGTTTGAAGTTCTATTTTTAGGGTATTCTGCATGCAGCAATAGGACTCTAGGTTGATTAGGGTGAACATCAAAATTTTGGATGCTGAATGTCTGTTCTTAATCAATTCTCTCTTGACTCCAGTTTGAGTTTGTGATGTGTGATTGCAAAATAAATCCCTTCATTCTGTgttttggggtaattttggacaattttcaCTGAGAACTAGTTTTAATAGTTTGGAGGCTTATGCTTGAGTCTGTATTTTGTCCACATGTAGAGCATTATGTCATGACCCCATGATTTCAGTTAACTGACTTAATGTGTTTGTTAGCAAGGACTGTCCTTGAGTGAAACCCCTGGTTTAACACTGATAGTGGCAGTTCAGGTGATGGAATAGAAGCACCTACATGTGTGATAAATTATCACTCAGTAGAAATGGAGTGACTTACAAAGGAGCTCTAACagtgcttttttaaaatgcacaactcagttgtttttttaaggGAGTATACTGACATTACATTCAGAATATTTATATCTGTTTGGTTTTAGACCAAAGAGATATAAATCTTAAATCTTTGCAGTGAGCTTTCCTATATACATTGCCTGTGTACCAAAGTAGTGTGATGAAGAATCAGACTCTGGAAAAGACTCTGGTGAGACCTGTCAGCCACGTTAGGCAGGTCCTCTCCATTTCATGGAAAAATCATCCTCCTGGAAAGTGTTTTACTGTCTGTGCAAATACACTTCAGCTGGGATCATCCTCACAGCCTGTGGAAAGGTACCAGGGTGGTGTATGTGGCTGAAATCACACAGCAGTTAGTGCAGCAATACCAATTTTGTTTGTAAATGGATGTGTTTTTCCCTGTCTGTTTTCAGGGAGCCTGTGTGGTGGTACAACCAGTCAGTGTTACCTGCTGCCAGTTTTGGATACTATATTTGTCCAGAGAAAGTACAGAAGAGGTGGCCTAGGGATGAAAATGTTGCATGATTTCTGTCAGTCTTTCCTGGCTGAGGATGCCTTGGGGATCAGCTGCCCTATTTCTGCTGCCATGTATCAAGGTAAATCCTTTGATGTGGACACGTTAGGTAAGGGTCatgtataatgtataatttTCAATATGGTCTTGGGAAGATTGTCCTCACTGTGTAAGAGTTCAGTGCCCTTGTCTGAACTGAACTGTTGTTTGCCTGCAAATGGTTCTTTTCTGGAGCCATCTGGAATTTCCTGTGGAAAGGTAGGCCAATATTTATGTAAGACAACAAGAAGCACAAAACTCATGGTGCCTGTTTGACAGTTTGTGTTCCTAGAACTGCTCTCTCTCAGAACTATGTCATTGCCCTAGACAGGGACCTACACATTTTATTTGACACCACAGGGAAAAGACTCATAAGATCTTGACAAGCCCACACTGTGCACATAATGCTCTGGTAGATCTTGCGTGTTtaagaaattacatttaataATCCAAATACCCAGGCTCTACTCAGTCATACAGTTACATCAGTACTTGTTTTGTATCAACTGTCTTTGAACATTTGTCACTTTTAAAAGATCACAAAATAGTCATATATCTTCTCTGTCTTCAGGTCAAAACTCTGGTTTTGGTagtaaaattcagaaaaaaaatccgtGCTCATGTTATTTATAAAAGTGTCTGCTTTAGAAAAGTACTTTTTTCTGAGGTTGCTCTCTGTGTGGTGGTTCTTCACCATAATTTTTGGGGAGATGTTTTGATTGACTTACAGCTTTCCAGTTATTTTCTAGTAAGTGTCAACAAAATTTTGGCCCCATTTGCTCTCTCTCTTGGTTATTATGTGCCCTTGAATGTATTCAAAAGCACTCGAGCAGGTGCTACTTCTGATTTCAGGAGGGAATAGTATTGACAgcattccttctcttttcccaaTAATATCCATTTTTCCTTTGGCAGACCTCAGGGCTTTAGAAAGCATGGAGGAGAAAGCTGCATTTCTTATGTGTTAACACTAGCAATATGTTGGAAGACTCTGCTTTTGTCTCAATTAAGTTTAGAGCTAGTAGTGAATAAATTTGACTTGCATCATGTTTTAATTAGGTTTACTTTTATAAAAATACCAATACTCTTAGTTAAATTTTGAGCGTATTGAAGTCACTGtctgtttttaatttcatttgaaccACATTTTCATGCTTTGACAAATGAATGCAACCTTTAAATCTCTGTACTGAAATCTCTGAAGCTGTGGACAGTTTATTTAACATGGACATGATATTTAAGCTGCTGTAGAGGCGTAGAAGgatggaaaaagctgtgtggCAGATACCTGGATTCCAGTATATATGTTAGTTTTAGTAGCTTTTATTGGAATGAATAATTTGGTCTGTATATCCTTGGATAAAATTAATGTCTGTGATCTGGTCATTAGTGTAAGGCAAATGTTTACATACCAGAATTAGGGTTTTTGTTTCGACATCCCATTGTTAAACTCAACTGAATGTTGAAGATAAATGACCCATTCTGTAGTATGATGAACTACAATGGACAGAGAATGACAGTAATTTCGTTGTTTACAGATCCCTATCTTAGAGCAGTTGATGCAACTGATAAGATAGTGGTTAAGGGAAGTTGAAAAATGCCCTGTAAATGTTTTGAACTGTGTGTTCTACAGCGTGGGGCTCCTCTTGACACTGCACACATCCTAAGGATACCATTAAATAGAACATACTTCAGTTTGATAACATAAGCAGACCTAAATTTTTGGATGGTCAGTGTGTACTGACAGTCGTAGGAATCTGTGGCAATATGGTTTTTAAAGGTGATTGTACACCTGTCACATGTATCCTGTAATTTTTCCCTTGGTTCttcccatttcttcttttccacatccaaagaaataaatgaagataACAATGGGGCCTAGGGTAGCAGTAGTGAAAAGGAGGGTGACTTTGTCCCAAAACCAAACTGAAGCAGAGCTTTTCTTTATAAACAGAAATTGAAGTAGCATTCTGAATGGCCAAAGCTGGGAGATAGAGGAGCCCCTCTCCTTTCGGAGTAGTGAgggtaaaaaaccccacactgcTGTGAAACCCACTGATTGTCTGGGCAttgttctgtgctgcagtgtCAGTAGAAGGTGCTCAGCAAATCATTTCATGTCTTATTTCTGCACTGACAAGGAAATAATCTAGATTGAAGCAGATGGTAGGATGCGCTCATGAGTGTTTAGGCCATTTCAAATAGACTTTTCCTAAAAGTCCCAGCTAAAACAAAGAGGAGGAAGACgagaagggagaagaaagaTTTCTAAAGGAACTAATGAAAGTAGGTCTGAGAGAATTTCTGAGATAGAACATGCTCCCTCTTCCAATATACTTTTCACTCATTCATACTTTTACCCCTTGGTTTCTTCTTTCAGTATGCCAGAAATTCCTGCAGGCTCATCCTGAGGAGCAGAAGCGACTGTGGGAAGTGGAAGCACCAGGAGATTGGAGCCAGCGACTGAATATCTGGTTAAAAATTCAGATGGAGTCATCCCCTTCAAGAAGTGAGTTAAAACAAGCAGTGTGAACTTGTCTGTGTTATAGTTCTATAAAGATGAGAAATGTAACCAAGGGTTAGGTAGTGATCATGGAGAGGTGATGTCTCTGTTGTTTGCACATGGAGGCACTACTGAGTGTGCAGGCCAGTTTCCTCATCTTTTCACAGTAAACAGGACAATTCTTAGAAATTATGAGGTAATGAAATGGAACCGCAGAGCATCTGAGAGATCCTGAACAAAGCACAGCCTTGGCATAAAAAGGCTGGAACTCCTgttgcagtgtgcttagagcagGGTAGAAGTTAGCCCAAAAAATCCCTGTTGCACAACACATTGTCTGGGTTATAGACAGGGGTTTGTTTCTCTGAAAttgttataaagaaaaaatttctatGGCCAGTGGGCAGTGTGTTTAATTACCTTCAGTTGCTGCCAATACCATTCTTGGATGGAAACACAAAGGTTTTCATTATGGGTTTTGGAAGATTCCAAGTACTCTCCTACAGGGTAAATCCTTTTTGCTTGGGAGCATTTTCTGCCTGCTTCACAAAAGATAGCGACAGAATGGGGAAACCTTTTCATGGTTCATATGGGAATCTTGTTGATGTAATCTGTTCAGGTGGCTGGAGGACCCAGGCAGGCCCCTCTGCTGCATGCCCACAAGCTGTGATAAGCACTGGGTTCCAAAAAAAGGGCACACATTGTCTCTTTCTGGAAGTGCAGCAAATTTCTCCCATGCCTTCCCACATCCATCCTGCTCTGTTTTGGCTCGGGAACCTTCTGTTGAGACACCACGTTTCATCTTgtctgcagcacccacaggagAGTTCAGTCAGACTTTAGCCCTAGGCTGGGTTCCTCTGAAGCCATTATATCTGTGTTCCTTGTGCTTTAAACCAGCTAAACCTTTAATCTTGCTAAGTGAAGTTTATTAATGGCAACTGAACAGAACTACGATCAGATCAAAACTGAGCAGATCTTGGGGGAGaagatgctttcttttttctttcttctttttgccaTCTTCTAGAAAAACAAATAGATGAATGACCCAAAGAATGGGGAAATATCATTCCACCAGAATTGCTGTCAGTAAAAAATACACATGAGGCTGGGGAACTGCAGCTTTCCACTACCTAAAGAGGGACAGTAAGAAAGGTGGGGATAAAGATTTTAGCTGGACCTGTTGCAACAAGACATGGGATAATGATTTTAAACTAGCAGAGGATAGATTTAGGCTAGatataaggaaataaatttttgctATGAGGGTGTTGAGACCCTGgtacagggtgcccagagaagctgtgacagccccatcactggaagtgtccaaggtcaggttggatggggcttggagcaacgtGGTCTTGtagaagatgtccctgcttgTTGCTGGGGATTGGAttagatgacctttaaaagtctcttccaatccaaactattctatgatgCTATGATTCTATCTTTAGGGATGTCTCTTGGGAATAAGGTCTTCATTCCTACTTTCTCTGTTATgcagaaagcaaaacacaatGTAATTCAATATTGTCAGCTCCAATCAGGATCTATGGCAACAACTGTGAAAATAGACAAGTCTTATTCTGCTCTGATTTCTTAGATTCCTGTTGACATTTGCAATGCTGTTcaatgctgtgttttggaacaaaattactgagaagaaaaattgaatattttgttcatattatggatttttttccccacaccagTACTCAGGATTGAATACCATTTATGTTCTTGTAGGAATTCTGCAgtcatgcatattccaaaacaGGTTTCTGTAATCTTGAGGTCAGAATATTCAATTTTGCAAGGTGGTGTGGCTGCATCTAGTGGCAGTTCATATAAACTGCAGCCCTCTGTTGAGGCTGATACTTCAATTTGGATGTGCACAGATACATAggcatgtacacacacacattcctgtctgcatatatatctataaaaatCAAGCTTTTTAGCATGTTATCACACACAGCTGCAGTCATTCATTCTGAATTAATTCTTATTGTTTGAAAAATGTAGGAGATTTAGTTTCATCAAATAGTCTCAGCAACAGGAACATAATGACATTTCTCTTCTGGGGCTGATTGGAGGAACAGAAATCATTTCACATGGTTTGGTCGTGGTTGCTAAATCTACCAGGCAGTGAACAGAGCTGTTTGGAAGTAGTTTAGTAATATGCATAAAGCATGTAAATGTGGAGCTAATGCAGAACCAAGCAGGCTGAGAAGAATTAAAGTAAATTTCAAGTGATTGCATATAATTCTTTATCAGAATTGGTCAGAGTACCCATATTTTCTGGAGAAAGGGATATGGGTTTTCTAGGTGTAGGAGGAGAACAGATTATCTATTTAGCAGCACTTTCTAGATCCACAGACAGTTTGTTTCTAGTATAGTTGTTCACCTTAGGGTTTTGTGGTAGTGTCATGGGGCCATCTGATTTGGTTAATTAACAAAAACAAGACAAGAGGGATTGTGGGTGAGAGGTGGCTTTTTCTGGtggttttttaaatggaaatagCTGTGCAAATAtgataatatttttcctttttaatctCTTTCTGTGGCAAAATATTCTCCCAACTTCTCCAGAAGCTGAAGTGGGCTCTTGTATGGAGAAGATTCCAACTACTAAACCCAGACAATTAGACCAGATGAATAAGGTACAGTAACTAATATGCCATTTTATGACCTTGTTTTCCCTTGGTGCCTTTCTCCCTTTCTAAACAGTAATGTACCTGTGACagtaaaatgaaacaaaggaaaacacctTACAATCAACAACAGCAATAATGTAAAAATCATCACTGACTCTTCTGTCTTATCTATGGAAGATAAAACAGCAGAGATTGTAACAAGCAATACAATCTTAGACAAAATCAAGGATGAACACACTGTATCTTCTTTATTCACAAACAGGTGTTTGTCATTGTTTCATCACAGCTGTTTTATTGGAGTTGTTTTAtctcttaaaagaaaacaactatATATCTTACAACATAGAAAAGTAGTATTTAACCGTCTTAGATTGCACTGCAAGATGTAACCAGGTGTATTCTATCAACATctgttaaaaccaggtggggcagtttttctttatctcttccatgacccatcctccctccaggagatatcttctgttaatggccCATTTAGCCTCCCCACATGACTGATAAGATTACaccatcccattgggagatgctctgcccagggggaggagccaagcattcccacctggatataatctgagcCCTGGAGTACCACAGGCAGCctttttccactggattcccagaggaagactgGACACTTCTACGccaccactggatcttcagagggAAACtccacccttctacaggatcagTGCTACAACAGAACCACACCCGTCactcctggagagctgcagccaccatttatttggactgctgccagcaccctgacccacagggtgtcaggttgtattctgcCTTTGTCTGCTTGagcagtaatatttttttttgtgagcaAATTATTTCCAAACTTTAAAGAACTGCTGCAGTTAAGGTTATAGGATCTAGTTAAGAACTTAAAATTAATTGCTGCAAATAATCTTGGGAGAAGATGAGAGCTGTGGGCCAGGGCAGCAAGATGGCCTCTATGGAGCCTGGGAAGCAGCACATCCCCAAAGTGGCAAAGGTGAAAAACAAGGCACCTGCTGAAGTTCAgatcacagcagagcagcttctgagAGAGGCAAAGGAGAGGGAACTTGAGCTTCTCCCACCACCTCCGCAGCAGATGATCACAGATGTTGAAGAGCTAAATGATTATAAACTCCGGAAGAGGAAGGCTTTTGAAGATAACATAAGAAAGAACAGGACTGTTATCAGTAACTGGATAAAGTATGCACAATGGGAGGAAAGCCTGAAGGAAATCCAGAGAGCCCGTTCCATTTATGAGCGTGCCCTGGATGTGGACTACAGGAGTGTCACCTTCTGGCTGAAATATGCTGAGATGGAGATGAAGAACCGCCAGGTCAACCACGCCAGGAACATCTGGGACCGGGCCATCACCACCCTGCCCAGGGTGGACCAGTTTTGGTACAAGTACACGtacatggaggagatgctggggaACATTGCTGGGTCACGCCAGGTGTTTGAACGGTGGATGGAgtggcagccagaggagcaAGCCTGGCATTCCTACATCAACTTCGAGCTCAGATACAAAGAGGTGGACAGAGCACGAAGCATTTATGAGAGATTTGTCCTTGTTCACCCCAGTGTAAAGAACTGGATCAAGTATGCCCACTTTGAGGAGAAGCACAGCTACTTAGCCCATGCCAGGAAGGTGTATGAGAGGGCGGTGGAGTTCTTTGGGGAGGAGCACATGGATGAGCATTTGTATGTGGCATTTGCCAAGTTTGAGGAGAACGAGAAAGAATTTGAAAGAGTGAGGGTTATCTACAAGTATGCCTTGGATAGAATTCCAAAGCAGGATGCCCAGGATCTCCTCAATAATTACACCATCTTTGAGAAGAAATTTGGAGACAGGAGGGGAATTGAGGACATCATTGTCAGCAAGAGGAGATTCCAGTATGAGGAGGAGGTGAAGGCAAACCCCCACAACTACGACACATGGTTCGACTACCTGCGGCTGGTGGAGAGCGACATGGACGCCGAGACCGTGCGGGAGGTGTACGAGAGAGCCATTGCCAACGTGCCCCCCATCCAAGAGAAACGCCACTGGAAGAGGTACATCTACCTCTGGATTAACTATGCACTCTATGAGGAGC
Encoded here:
- the LOC132079544 gene encoding crooked neck-like protein 1, with protein sequence MASMEPGKQHIPKVAKVKNKAPAEVQITAEQLLREAKERELELLPPPPQQMITDVEELNDYKLRKRKAFEDNIRKNRTVISNWIKYAQWEESLKEIQRARSIYERALDVDYRSVTFWLKYAEMEMKNRQVNHARNIWDRAITTLPRVDQFWYKYTYMEEMLGNIAGSRQVFERWMEWQPEEQAWHSYINFELRYKEVDRARSIYERFVLVHPSVKNWIKYAHFEEKHSYLAHARKVYERAVEFFGEEHMDEHLYVAFAKFEENEKEFERVRVIYKYALDRIPKQDAQDLLNNYTIFEKKFGDRRGIEDIIVSKRRFQYEEEVKANPHNYDTWFDYLRLVESDMDAETVREVYERAIANVPPIQEKRHWKRYIYLWINYALYEELEAKDAERTRQVYQACLELLPHKKFTLAKMWLLYAQFEIRQKNLLLARRALGTSIGKCPKIKLFKGYIELELQLREFDRCRKLYEKFLEFAPENCTSWIKFAELETILGDIDRARAIYELAIGQPRLDMLEVLWKSYIDFEMEQEEYERTRRLYRRLLQRTQHSQVWISLAQFELLVGQEERLQRCRRIYEEANEAMRSCKDKEERVVLLESWRSFEEEHGTPATKERIDKLMPERIKKRRKLQAEDGSDAVWEEYYDYIFPEDAANQPNLKLLAMAKLWKKQQLESKVAGMDPDKDIDESQT